TGTTTGATGAAATTTTCGGTAGTCATGTTACGAAGGTAAGGTGAATTTCCGTTAGCCGCGTACCTGCAGGCGATCATTTAATTTGGGCATTTCGATCGTCGCCATTGTATTTTCGCGCGCTGCCGGCAGTTCCGTTTACGGGTGCTTACTATATTTACGTTACTTATCCCTTTTGCGATCATGAAAAGATGTTGGCTGTTGATAATCTCGGTTGGCTTGGGCAGCTGCGGTTTTTACGGTAAAAACTTTCGTCCCACGCCTTATGACGATGGTAATGCTATAATAGGTTATGCGCCCACCGGTCGCAAAAAAGAAAAGACGCTCACCTTTCCTGCTGCGTCCTTTACGAGGGCACTTAAACAATATCGGTCAGAGAACGGTGCCTTCCCCCAGGAGCTGCACATCCTGAAGTCGTACAATGAAAAGTCCCGCGCCGCTATGCAGGACATGTCCGATATGGGCTACACCAACATGCGCATTACTTATTTGTTCCTCGATTCGATGGAAGTCGATTTTGTACGGGTGCCTAAATGGACGCAGGATAGCGATGATAAAACAATGGAGATGCGTATACTCGGCAAGTTTATATTTACGATGCGCGATTCGGCCCTGTTTACCAATACCATAGTGTATTAATGAGCGAGCTTTCGCATCCTGTAAGCATTCATCGCCGTTTCGCCCAGTTTGTTGATCAGCCTGTAATTGACCACCACACCCACCGCCGCACCGATCACCGGTACCAGCTGGGCCATCTTGGCCAGGTCGATATGATCGCGGTATTCCTGCTGAAAGCGTAGCCAGTCGAACGATTCCGGATCATCCGGCAGTTGTGCCGCACGTTGGTCCCAGTTAACGATCTGCTCAAACACCTTTTGCCTGTGTTGCTGGCTGCTGAACGCCAGTTGAAATACGTGCAGGATGAACAACCGCTCCTTAAAGTTTTTGATATCGAAGCCGTAAAACGAGGCGATGTCGAACAACAACTTCAACTTTATCGCCAGTAGAATGGGGAAGTCTGCGAGTCCGAGCAATATACCGCCCGCCCCGGTAATGCCACCTTCGGCTGCTGCGGTGTGGCGGTAAATATTCACCCGCTTGCGCACTGCTTCTTCCACCTCGAACAGTGACGTAAATTCCTGTTGCGTAGGTGCAGTGTAAGTGGCGCCGAACAGCACGCCGCGTACCATTTGTTTGATCGTGACCGTAATGGCCTGGTGTACCTTTTCGGGGATCAGTTTATTGATGCGGTCCTGCACCCGTTTGGTGGTACGTTCCATCCAGGAGGGGCGTTTACGCATGCGGTACTGCCAATGTTCCATTTCAAGCCTGGCTTGTTGTTCGTATAACATGCGCATAAAGCAGCATAAGCGATGCCAGAAAAAAATACTAAATAAATGAGTGTTGTTTGCTAATAAATTTAGTAATTTGCGGTCATGGTAGAGCATGAAGACGTGCGGGTAAACTATTACTTCGCCCTGAACAATAGCGTTGTGCGGCTACAGGCGTCTGATCTTCGCCTGATGCCCTCGCTGGCAGCGGAACTGGAGCCGCTGCGGGTTACTGGTTCGCGACTGTTTTCGTTACAGTTTACGCCGGTGTTCGGGTCGAATAATACCATCTGGGAGAAGGCTTTTAACGGCCTGGTTGTGCGGTTAAAAGCTACCAGCACCGAGCGCTGGACCGTGGAGCTGGACAAAACCGGCAAGATCCGCTATGTGCAGTACGTA
This genomic interval from Chitinophaga horti contains the following:
- a CDS encoding EcsC family protein is translated as MRMLYEQQARLEMEHWQYRMRKRPSWMERTTKRVQDRINKLIPEKVHQAITVTIKQMVRGVLFGATYTAPTQQEFTSLFEVEEAVRKRVNIYRHTAAAEGGITGAGGILLGLADFPILLAIKLKLLFDIASFYGFDIKNFKERLFILHVFQLAFSSQQHRQKVFEQIVNWDQRAAQLPDDPESFDWLRFQQEYRDHIDLAKMAQLVPVIGAAVGVVVNYRLINKLGETAMNAYRMRKLAH